One region of Spiroplasma endosymbiont of Asaphidion curtum genomic DNA includes:
- a CDS encoding MATE family efflux transporter: protein MYQVYLRNRGTKIMKLTNINQKWKLSQYFDSKFMKQALIIMIPLIGQSLLIALMNVIDVFMIGSFLSQEVLNGVGAANTILLLAMFGFFATNMAGSIYASQYIGNNNLKKMQEVNNIKIIINITISIIFTIIIFTLRNDLIKLIIASESSKTMLNFNSQTAIDNGSLYLAIVIWIYPLLSVITTLYQNMNECNKTYLPFLFTIFPVLTNGILNFIFLFYLKMGVMGVAIPTVIARILEITIVITFLLITKPVFRPMKNFWYVTKDLLLKILKSLLPIFLANILFVLSLTAQTVIYSYYSGADILSATVVVMNIMNIFYAVFNSYSAIVPIFIGKQLGC, encoded by the coding sequence ATGTACCAAGTCTATTTAAGAAACCGAGGTACTAAAATAATGAAACTTACTAATATCAACCAAAAATGAAAATTATCACAATACTTTGACAGTAAGTTTATGAAACAAGCCCTTATCATTATGATTCCTCTAATTGGTCAATCATTACTAATTGCATTAATGAATGTTATTGATGTCTTTATGATTGGTTCTTTTTTAAGTCAAGAAGTCCTTAATGGCGTTGGCGCTGCTAACACCATTCTGTTATTGGCAATGTTCGGTTTTTTTGCTACGAATATGGCGGGAAGCATTTATGCTTCTCAATATATCGGTAATAATAATCTTAAAAAAATGCAAGAAGTAAATAATATTAAAATTATAATTAATATCACAATATCAATAATATTTACCATCATTATCTTCACATTAAGAAATGATTTAATTAAACTAATTATTGCTTCTGAAAGCAGTAAAACAATGTTAAATTTTAATTCCCAAACCGCAATTGATAATGGTAGTTTATATTTAGCAATTGTTATTTGAATTTATCCGCTTCTAAGCGTTATAACAACCTTATACCAAAATATGAACGAATGTAATAAAACATATTTACCTTTTCTTTTTACAATTTTTCCGGTATTGACTAATGGCATTCTCAACTTCATCTTTTTATTTTATTTAAAAATGGGAGTTATGGGAGTTGCTATTCCTACTGTAATAGCAAGAATTTTAGAAATAACTATTGTTATTACATTTCTTTTAATTACTAAACCCGTGTTTCGACCAATGAAAAACTTTTGATATGTTACTAAAGATTTATTATTAAAGATTCTTAAATCGCTTTTGCCAATATTTTTAGCTAACATTCTTTTTGTATTATCATTAACAGCACAAACAGTTATTTATTCATATTATAGTGGTGCCGATATCCTATCAGCAACCGTTGTTGTAATGAACATTATGAATATTTTTTATGCCGTATTTAATAGTTATAGTGCCATTGTGCCAATCTTTATTGGTAAACAATTAGGTTGTTAA
- the pyk gene encoding pyruvate kinase, which translates to MLFINKRVKTITTIGPTSETRELMLRLTQKGANVYRLNFSHGDFEEHGKRIEIAKSIIQQVQRPLSVILDTKGPEIRTHSFKGGEALISKDSKVVIYTNKEIEGTETEFSINYENLVNDIQVEQRLLVDDGKLQLIVLGINNKDNDKSIVCRAVNTHLVKNHRAIIVSGIKLSLPFISDKDRADLIFGCEQKVDYVAASFVHDAKDLQEMRQLLDENGGADIKIIAKIESRYAVDNIDEIIANSDGIMIARGDLGVDVPYAEVPLIQKHVIRKCNKAMVPVIVATQMLESMLSNPLPTRAEVSDIYWAVDLGVDTTMLSGETANGEYPEKSIEAMTRVVRKAEIHFWYEGYLERFVKWSTSPFKDFVYQVGKEVLGEKIQKQKRIHQVIVLDDSDHQLLTKTLSNARVRSTLIPLVTDERIRNSFGIWYGVYPELVMDINKVINDDSLLNNIARKYGAKTNEQVLIVNGNEMRKLQIK; encoded by the coding sequence ATGCTTTTTATAAATAAAAGAGTAAAAACCATTACTACAATTGGTCCGACTAGTGAAACTAGAGAATTGATGCTTCGTTTAACACAAAAGGGAGCAAATGTATATCGTTTAAACTTCTCTCACGGTGATTTTGAAGAACATGGTAAGCGCATTGAAATTGCTAAATCTATTATTCAACAAGTACAAAGGCCACTATCAGTAATATTAGACACTAAAGGTCCAGAAATTAGAACTCATTCTTTTAAAGGAGGAGAAGCGTTAATAAGTAAAGATAGTAAAGTTGTTATTTATACGAATAAAGAAATTGAAGGTACGGAAACAGAATTTTCAATTAATTATGAAAATCTTGTTAATGATATTCAAGTTGAACAAAGATTATTAGTAGATGATGGTAAGTTACAGTTAATTGTTTTAGGAATTAATAATAAAGACAATGATAAGTCAATTGTTTGTCGTGCTGTTAATACTCATCTTGTCAAAAATCATCGTGCGATTATTGTTTCAGGAATTAAACTGTCATTACCTTTTATTTCTGATAAAGATCGTGCCGATCTTATTTTTGGATGTGAGCAAAAAGTAGATTATGTAGCTGCTTCTTTTGTTCATGATGCTAAAGATTTACAAGAGATGCGTCAATTGTTAGATGAAAATGGTGGTGCTGATATTAAAATTATTGCCAAAATTGAATCACGATATGCTGTTGATAATATTGATGAAATTATTGCTAATAGTGATGGTATTATGATTGCTCGCGGTGATTTAGGTGTTGATGTGCCTTATGCTGAGGTACCTTTAATTCAAAAACATGTTATTCGTAAATGTAATAAAGCAATGGTACCAGTAATTGTTGCTACACAAATGTTAGAATCAATGTTATCTAACCCTTTGCCAACAAGAGCTGAAGTATCAGATATTTATTGAGCTGTTGATTTAGGTGTTGATACAACAATGTTATCTGGCGAAACAGCTAATGGTGAATATCCTGAAAAATCAATTGAAGCAATGACGAGAGTAGTTAGAAAAGCAGAAATTCATTTTTGATATGAAGGTTATTTAGAAAGATTTGTTAAATGATCAACTTCACCTTTTAAAGATTTTGTTTATCAAGTTGGTAAAGAAGTTCTTGGTGAAAAAATTCAAAAGCAAAAACGAATTCATCAAGTAATTGTTTTAGATGATAGTGATCATCAATTATTAACTAAAACTTTATCTAATGCTCGTGTTCGCAGTACATTAATTCCATTAGTTACTGATGAAAGAATTAGAAATAGTTTTGGGATTTGGTATGGTGTTTATCCAGAATTAGTTATGGATATTAATAAAGTAATTAATGATGATAGTTTATTAAATAATATTGCTAGAAAATATGGTGCTAAAACTAATGAACAAGTTTTAATTGTTAATGGTAATGAAATGAGAAAATTACAAATAAAATAA
- a CDS encoding HAD-IIB family hydrolase — MIKLNHIDKKRLILIDLDGTTLMDDGKTMHPLTIQGLQKTIAQGHIVCIVTGRPQRGSISFYNELGLKTLLCNFNGGHIHDPLLREFKRLVFPISYDTVKAVLKENDVKTSLYNGIVEYYNKAVCLKQTENFERYFHLTDIPTDNFIIGNLLENWSGSANNIVLQLKSSQHLDKVICSLEKYTNTLKINIWTHDNDKEHPVLDLSNKFINKGIAAEILSQYYNIDIRDVIAFGDEFNDLEMITKVGNGIVMKNGIETLKVFSKDITEHTNDEGGVGIYLEKLLNL, encoded by the coding sequence ATGATTAAACTTAATCATATTGATAAAAAACGATTAATTCTTATTGACCTTGATGGAACAACATTAATGGATGACGGAAAAACAATGCATCCATTAACTATTCAAGGACTACAAAAAACTATTGCTCAAGGTCATATTGTTTGTATTGTTACCGGAAGACCCCAGCGTGGAAGTATTTCTTTTTATAATGAATTAGGATTAAAAACATTACTTTGTAATTTTAATGGTGGTCACATTCATGATCCGTTACTACGAGAATTTAAACGCTTAGTATTTCCAATTTCTTATGATACCGTAAAAGCAGTTTTAAAAGAAAACGATGTCAAAACTTCTTTATATAATGGTATTGTAGAATACTACAACAAAGCAGTATGTTTAAAACAAACAGAAAATTTTGAACGCTACTTTCATTTAACAGATATTCCAACTGATAATTTTATTATTGGCAATCTTTTAGAAAACTGAAGTGGTTCTGCTAATAATATTGTTTTACAATTAAAAAGTTCTCAACATTTAGATAAAGTTATTTGTAGTTTAGAAAAATATACTAATACTTTAAAAATTAATATTTGAACTCATGATAATGACAAAGAACATCCTGTCCTAGACCTATCAAATAAATTTATTAATAAAGGGATTGCAGCTGAAATTCTTTCACAATATTACAATATAGATATTAGAGATGTTATTGCTTTTGGTGATGAATTTAATGATTTAGAAATGATTACCAAAGTTGGTAATGGTATTGTAATGAAAAATGGTATCGAAACTTTAAAAGTATTTTCTAAAGATATTACTGAACATACTAATGATGAAGGTGGTGTTGGCATATATTTAGAAAAATTATTAAACTTATAA
- the trpS gene encoding tryptophan--tRNA ligase → MLLKPRLLSGITNTGKITIGNYIGVIQNFIKLQEEYDVFIFVANLHAIVSIENHDHVVLKNNIRDLVALYVACGLDPNKITIFAQSDILEHCQLGHILLCHTSMGELNRMTQFKDKTQSFKQHNNTETIPTGLFTYPALMAADILLYDATIVPVGIDQKQHLELTRNIAIRMNNKYGNIFIIPEPYIAPNGKKIMNLQNPLKKMSKSHENPKTYISLLDNLNDVTTKIKSAITDSENKIYYDEINKPGISNLLNIYCAFTNITIEEATNEFSDQNYGAFKEKVAKVVCHQLEIIQRKYNEIIANDKWKHWLLQGKEKATKIAHKKLQLIQDKIGINY, encoded by the coding sequence TTACTATTGAAACCACGCTTATTGTCTGGTATTACTAATACTGGAAAAATTACTATTGGTAATTATATTGGTGTTATTCAAAATTTTATTAAATTACAAGAAGAATATGATGTTTTTATCTTTGTTGCCAATTTGCATGCTATTGTTTCAATAGAAAATCATGACCATGTTGTTCTTAAAAATAATATTCGTGATTTAGTTGCCTTATATGTTGCCTGTGGTTTAGATCCCAATAAGATTACTATTTTTGCTCAATCTGACATTTTAGAGCATTGCCAATTAGGTCATATTCTGCTATGTCATACATCAATGGGAGAACTAAATCGCATGACACAATTTAAAGATAAAACACAATCATTTAAACAACATAATAATACTGAAACGATACCAACAGGATTATTTACTTATCCAGCATTAATGGCCGCTGATATTTTACTATATGATGCTACTATTGTTCCTGTGGGGATTGATCAAAAGCAACATCTAGAATTAACAAGAAATATTGCGATAAGAATGAATAATAAATATGGTAATATCTTTATAATTCCAGAACCATATATTGCTCCTAATGGTAAAAAAATAATGAACTTACAAAATCCCTTAAAAAAAATGTCAAAATCACATGAAAATCCTAAAACTTATATTTCCCTTTTAGATAATTTAAATGATGTTACCACAAAAATTAAAAGTGCCATCACTGATAGTGAAAATAAAATTTATTATGATGAAATTAATAAACCGGGAATTAGTAATCTTTTAAATATTTACTGTGCTTTTACAAATATTACAATTGAAGAAGCAACAAATGAGTTTTCTGACCAAAATTATGGTGCTTTTAAAGAAAAAGTCGCTAAAGTTGTTTGTCATCAACTTGAAATTATTCAAAGAAAATATAACGAAATTATTGCTAATGATAAATGAAAACATTGATTATTGCAAGGAAAAGAAAAAGCAACAAAAATTGCTCACAAAAAATTGCAATTAATCCAAGATAAAATTGGGATTAATTACTAA
- a CDS encoding NAD(+)/NADH kinase, translated as MQQKRFTIITNKSDESIAVAKDLSSKLLVLKMIFDEQNPEIVFSIGGDGTFLSAINRFNENIDNIHFITINTGNIGFNALYQVNEIDKLITNLKNNILKTKSLDALKITINNKNFYSFNEIKLISIAKTIFFTVYINNQLLQNCQSLGFVLTTKTGSTGYTKSINGAVILSEKNLMEFLEIAPVFHNKHNSLKAPLILDNTHTVTIKGNMKDVFLVIDSQKHDFNSDNLIINLIANKIKILVTDVNDLIMIKQIQKTFIHN; from the coding sequence ATGCAACAAAAGAGATTTACAATTATTACTAACAAGTCGGATGAATCAATTGCTGTGGCTAAAGACTTGTCTAGTAAATTATTAGTATTAAAGATGATATTTGATGAACAAAATCCAGAAATAGTATTTAGTATTGGCGGTGATGGAACTTTTTTATCGGCGATTAATCGTTTTAATGAAAATATTGATAATATTCATTTTATAACTATTAATACTGGAAATATTGGTTTTAATGCTCTTTATCAAGTTAATGAAATTGATAAGTTAATTACTAATTTAAAAAATAATATTTTGAAAACAAAATCTCTTGATGCTTTAAAAATAACTATTAATAATAAAAATTTTTATAGTTTTAATGAGATTAAATTAATTAGTATTGCAAAAACAATATTTTTTACAGTTTATATTAATAATCAATTATTACAAAATTGTCAAAGTTTAGGATTTGTTTTGACTACTAAAACTGGTTCAACAGGTTATACTAAAAGTATTAATGGAGCAGTTATTTTAAGTGAAAAAAATTTAATGGAATTCTTAGAAATTGCTCCTGTTTTTCATAATAAACATAATTCTTTAAAGGCACCATTAATTTTAGATAATACCCATACGGTTACTATTAAAGGTAATATGAAAGATGTTTTTTTAGTAATTGATAGTCAAAAACATGATTTTAATAGTGATAATTTAATTATTAATTTAATTGCTAATAAAATTAAAATTTTAGTAACTGATGTTAATGATTTAATAATGATTAAACAAATTCAAAAAACATTTATTCATAATTAA
- a CDS encoding DxFTY motif-containing membrane protein, whose amino-acid sequence MRSDNKLRSIFFVLWQALIPGLIIWLLLDPQLNLLKLNFKDSIAFGYMFLIGVGMLLYAFITTLVCFLCGYHQQEQFIYSIIVMLEFVVLYLTSLWLLSVFWRFIIAISLAILGTLVMTIIVMTITNYFYKD is encoded by the coding sequence ATGCGAAGTGATAATAAGTTAAGAAGTATTTTTTTTGTTTTGTGACAAGCACTAATTCCTGGGTTGATTATTTGATTACTTTTAGATCCACAATTAAATTTATTAAAATTAAATTTTAAAGATAGTATTGCTTTTGGATATATGTTTTTAATTGGGGTGGGAATGCTACTATATGCTTTTATTACAACATTAGTTTGCTTTTTATGTGGTTATCATCAACAAGAGCAGTTTATTTATAGTATTATTGTAATGCTAGAATTTGTTGTTTTATATTTAACTAGTTTATGATTATTATCAGTTTTTTGACGCTTTATTATTGCAATCTCGTTAGCTATTTTAGGAACTTTAGTAATGACAATTATTGTGATGACAATTACAAATTATTTTTATAAAGATTAA
- a CDS encoding polyribonucleotide nucleotidyltransferase — protein sequence MNKEQRFTNNFNGKKIVIEYGSLASLATSSILVRYEESTVLSIVSFNEEPSTLDFFPLTVVFQEKLYSVGKIPGGFFKREGKPSEYATLASRLIDRPLRPLFPNNFNHEIQVINNVWAVDSNADVRMAALLGSSLALCISKIPFNGPVAGVIIGKINGELICNPTSQQLEQSSLELIVAGTKASINMVEASGQEISEEEMLVAIAKAHTEIKKLVAFQEDIINIIGQEKLPIIELEFDNKLVSTITSQYEPQIIKALSIKTKQEQKKALKDIYNALIAVYDNQKYVNELEQKKVIKQIRAIYQTLLKKLVRDFIINKKIRLDGRVSNEIRPLTSIIDVLPIVHGSALFTRGETQVLSIVTLGALGEHQIIDGLTEEESKRFMLHYNFPSFSVGEIGRFGPPNRREIGHGALAEKALLQVLPSIDDFPYTIRVVTEVLASNGSTSQAAICASSLALMASGVPLKSSVVGIAMGLIKEGNDYVILSDIQGSEDHFGDMDFKVSGTNQGICALQMDIKIDGITMEIFKEALLQAKIGRKHILDNMKQTIDVARDKVSKNAPKIKQLQIPINRIRDVIGVNGKVITNIVEVSGNVKIDIDDHGKVTIYHKDEVSILMAEKLIKDIIEPVIIGEIIMGTVVRIEKFGYFINLKENIDGLLHNSKIPKNTSLLKLKQKVTVKVIGIDEKNRVNLELINET from the coding sequence ATGAATAAAGAACAAAGATTTACGAATAATTTTAATGGGAAGAAAATTGTTATTGAGTATGGTAGTTTAGCATCACTAGCAACAAGTTCAATTTTAGTACGCTATGAGGAAAGTACGGTATTAAGTATTGTTAGTTTTAATGAAGAACCATCAACATTAGATTTTTTTCCCTTAACAGTTGTATTTCAAGAGAAGTTATATTCTGTTGGAAAAATTCCTGGAGGGTTTTTTAAGCGTGAAGGCAAACCTAGTGAATATGCAACATTAGCATCAAGATTAATTGATCGTCCTTTGCGACCTTTATTTCCTAATAATTTTAATCACGAGATTCAAGTAATTAATAATGTATGAGCGGTTGATTCTAATGCCGATGTCAGAATGGCAGCATTATTAGGTTCTTCATTAGCATTATGTATTTCAAAAATTCCTTTTAATGGTCCAGTAGCAGGAGTTATTATTGGAAAAATAAATGGTGAATTAATTTGTAATCCTACAAGTCAACAATTAGAACAATCATCGTTAGAATTAATTGTTGCGGGAACAAAAGCATCAATTAATATGGTTGAAGCTAGTGGGCAAGAAATTAGCGAAGAAGAAATGTTAGTAGCAATTGCGAAGGCACATACAGAAATTAAAAAGTTAGTTGCCTTTCAAGAAGATATTATTAATATTATTGGCCAAGAAAAATTACCTATTATTGAATTAGAATTTGATAATAAATTAGTATCAACTATTACTAGTCAGTATGAACCACAAATTATTAAAGCTTTAAGTATTAAAACGAAACAAGAACAAAAAAAAGCTTTAAAAGATATTTATAATGCTTTAATTGCTGTTTATGATAATCAAAAATATGTTAATGAATTAGAACAAAAAAAGGTTATTAAACAGATTAGAGCTATTTATCAAACTTTATTAAAGAAACTTGTTCGTGATTTTATTATTAATAAGAAAATTCGTTTAGATGGTCGTGTGAGCAATGAAATTCGACCGTTAACATCAATTATTGATGTTCTACCAATTGTTCACGGTAGTGCTTTATTTACTCGTGGCGAAACGCAAGTATTATCAATTGTAACTTTAGGAGCTCTAGGCGAACATCAAATTATTGATGGTTTAACAGAAGAAGAAAGTAAACGCTTTATGCTTCATTATAATTTTCCATCATTTTCAGTTGGTGAAATAGGAAGATTTGGACCGCCCAATAGAAGAGAAATTGGTCATGGAGCATTAGCAGAAAAAGCATTGTTACAAGTATTGCCTAGTATTGATGATTTTCCTTATACGATTAGAGTTGTGACGGAAGTATTAGCATCTAATGGTTCAACCTCCCAAGCAGCAATTTGTGCTTCTTCATTAGCTTTAATGGCTAGTGGAGTACCGTTGAAATCTAGTGTTGTTGGGATTGCAATGGGATTAATTAAAGAAGGTAATGATTATGTTATTTTAAGTGATATTCAAGGTAGTGAAGATCACTTTGGTGATATGGATTTTAAAGTTTCAGGAACAAACCAAGGAATTTGTGCTTTACAAATGGATATTAAAATTGATGGCATTACAATGGAAATTTTTAAAGAAGCATTACTGCAAGCTAAAATTGGCAGAAAGCATATTTTAGATAATATGAAACAAACAATTGATGTTGCTCGTGATAAAGTAAGCAAAAATGCTCCTAAAATTAAACAATTACAAATTCCAATTAATCGCATTCGTGATGTTATTGGTGTTAATGGTAAAGTAATTACTAATATTGTTGAAGTTTCTGGTAATGTTAAAATTGATATTGATGATCATGGTAAAGTAACTATTTATCACAAAGATGAAGTGTCAATATTAATGGCAGAAAAATTAATTAAAGATATTATTGAACCAGTTATAATTGGAGAAATTATTATGGGAACTGTTGTTCGGATTGAAAAGTTTGGTTACTTTATTAATTTAAAAGAGAATATTGATGGATTATTACATAATTCAAAAATTCCGAAAAATACTTCGTTATTAAAATTAAAACAAAAAGTAACAGTAAAAGTAATTGGTATTGATGAAAAAAATCGTGTTAATTTAGAATTAATTAATGAAACTTAA
- the thrS gene encoding threonine--tRNA ligase, which yields MEQIVTVKINNEDKSYPVGIMLSDVLTSIDANWQENIIAVKVNNEWKDIKTYVLENDIVLEIITKDLDDALKVLNYSAAIVLAKTLQTNWKDLLIANINVGDEGFFVDFNFQKHIKEQDLEIITKQMQEFLKKDLEIKYELKSPHDLQRLYENNPYFLEQLLTLKNIVSIYTVDNSSFINNFIALNNTKIVENFMLLSVAGVYWNNDANNKQIQRIYGVCHFSQQKLATLLELIALRKERDHRKIGKDLEIFMFDSLAGQGLPIWLPNGMVLKKQLQEYLRSQEFFYDYLEVATPVMGAIELYRTSGHWDHYHQNMFPVMSLNNEQLVLRPMSCPHHCLIYCYKLRSYRDLPLRFAEHELLYRYEASGALTGLERVRAMELTDAHIFCRFDQIKTEFQTTFKLITEILLALNIEVDYYSFSLRDFQDKKSYYDNDEMWIKAEKVLKEALNELKIKYIVMLGEAAFYGPKLDIQIKTVLGHDITVSTIQLDFLLPEKFDLSYQDENGQKVRPIIIHRGLIGTYERFIAVLLEQTGGVLPLWLSPKQIALIPIKEEYQAYCYELEKLFKTHNLRSFVDASSERLGYKIRIAQTKKIPFQIVIGQKEIDTKKITYRQYGKEEQVTVTMDEFINLCNELIVNKK from the coding sequence ATGGAACAAATTGTTACTGTAAAAATTAATAATGAAGATAAATCGTATCCAGTAGGAATAATGCTTAGTGATGTTTTAACAAGTATTGATGCTAATTGGCAAGAGAATATTATTGCTGTTAAAGTTAATAATGAATGAAAAGATATTAAAACTTATGTTTTAGAAAATGATATTGTGTTAGAAATAATTACAAAAGATTTAGATGATGCATTAAAAGTACTTAATTATTCAGCGGCTATTGTTTTAGCAAAAACATTACAAACTAATTGAAAAGACTTACTAATTGCTAATATTAATGTTGGTGATGAAGGTTTTTTTGTTGATTTTAATTTTCAAAAACACATTAAAGAACAAGATTTAGAGATTATTACTAAGCAAATGCAAGAATTTCTTAAAAAAGACTTAGAAATTAAATATGAGTTAAAATCACCGCACGATTTGCAACGATTATATGAAAATAATCCTTATTTTTTAGAGCAACTTTTAACACTTAAAAATATTGTTAGTATATATACTGTTGATAACAGTTCCTTCATTAATAATTTTATTGCTTTAAATAATACTAAAATTGTTGAAAATTTTATGCTTTTATCAGTTGCTGGAGTTTATTGAAATAATGATGCTAACAATAAGCAAATTCAAAGAATTTATGGTGTTTGTCATTTTTCACAACAGAAATTAGCAACATTGTTAGAATTAATTGCTTTAAGAAAAGAACGAGACCATCGAAAAATTGGTAAAGATTTAGAAATTTTTATGTTTGATTCATTGGCGGGTCAAGGATTACCAATTTGATTGCCTAATGGAATGGTTCTTAAAAAACAATTACAAGAGTATTTGCGCTCGCAAGAGTTCTTTTATGATTATTTAGAAGTAGCAACACCAGTAATGGGAGCAATAGAATTATATCGCACTAGTGGTCATTGAGATCATTATCATCAAAATATGTTTCCGGTTATGTCATTAAATAATGAACAACTTGTGCTTCGTCCGATGTCGTGTCCACATCATTGTTTAATTTATTGTTATAAATTACGCTCTTATCGTGATTTGCCATTACGATTTGCTGAACACGAGTTATTATATCGTTATGAAGCTAGTGGCGCTTTAACTGGTTTAGAACGAGTTCGAGCAATGGAGTTGACTGATGCTCATATTTTCTGTCGTTTTGATCAAATAAAAACTGAATTTCAAACAACATTTAAATTAATTACTGAAATATTATTAGCATTAAATATTGAAGTTGATTACTATTCATTCTCATTAAGAGATTTTCAAGATAAAAAAAGTTATTATGATAATGATGAAATGTGAATTAAAGCTGAAAAAGTTTTAAAAGAAGCATTGAATGAATTAAAAATTAAATATATTGTAATGCTTGGTGAAGCAGCATTTTATGGTCCGAAATTAGATATTCAAATTAAAACAGTGTTAGGGCACGATATTACGGTGTCAACGATTCAGTTGGACTTTTTACTACCAGAAAAATTTGATTTATCTTATCAAGATGAGAATGGACAAAAAGTTCGCCCTATTATTATTCATCGTGGTTTAATTGGGACTTATGAACGCTTTATTGCTGTCTTATTAGAACAAACGGGTGGAGTTTTACCATTATGATTAAGTCCTAAACAAATTGCTTTAATTCCTATTAAAGAAGAGTATCAAGCATATTGTTATGAATTAGAAAAACTATTTAAAACTCATAATTTACGGTCATTTGTTGATGCTAGTAGTGAGCGGTTAGGTTATAAAATTCGTATTGCTCAAACTAAAAAAATACCTTTCCAAATTGTTATTGGTCAAAAGGAAATTGATACTAAAAAGATTACTTATCGTCAATATGGTAAAGAAGAACAAGTAACAGTTACGATGGATGAGTTTATTAATTTATGTAACGAACTAATAGTGAACAAAAAATAG